A DNA window from Vigna angularis cultivar LongXiaoDou No.4 chromosome 1, ASM1680809v1, whole genome shotgun sequence contains the following coding sequences:
- the LOC108345863 gene encoding uncharacterized protein LOC108345863 has translation MASTDVRGILTAFNPSLDFFAITAGDGRVKIWDTLSGQVQTEFADIASTHSTTTPQNKSINGHLALDYTCIKWFSFERKRKRKHASSLLVLGTGSGDVLALDVDAGHLSWRITDCHPGGVRAIASSANVSSIYTAGADGMVCAIDFMTGNLLEKFKASTKAVSCMCVSPDGKTLATAAAQLKIFNCSNHKKIQKFSGHPGSVRCMVFTEDGKYILSSAVGERYVAVWRIDGPKKQSASCVLAMEHPAVFLDSRCIDSVGDDMPGICVLAISEVGICYLWFGNSIEELRNAKATKISLSLEDMSSRNYRGTLPAIYAAKLQGIQKPASGQVFLVYGLLVKPSFRKVLVHSGTDVKLNVSRDGVLLPTSQALVKSKKGTNAQTVTALDRANAEDALLPIPKIFNSQENEKEKAFQKPLDKDIIDDLWRNDESVEMEDDMAHSEADELCMEDLLKSLGMLSGESEYASNIELCSKLLKGIDVDATVPVKKIRATVLSMEPSKAFMLLEALLAAWESRSSSGKYILPWIYSILVNHAQNVIAEESDTRTLDTLDKISNFRGAALQPLLQLSGRLQLVTSQIDKASQTISHSVHELQTEESEDEDEDETKDEYYHEGDDTSEISTDDES, from the exons ATGGCTTCAACGGACGTCAGAGGAATTTTAACAGCTTTCAATCCTTCTCTGGACTTCTTCGCTATAACTGCCGGAGATGGTCGCGTCAAG ATATGGGACACGCTGAGTGGCCAGGTCCAGACCGAGTTCGCAGATATTGCATCAACTCATTCAACAACTACGCCACAGAACAAATCCATTAACGGCCATCTTGCACTAGATTATACCTGCATCAAGTGGTTCTCCTTCGAAAGAAAG AGGAAACGGAAGCATGCATCCTCGTTGTTAGTACTTGGAACTGGTAGCGGTGATGTTCTAGCACTTGATGTTGATGCTGGTCATTTAAGTTGGAGAATTACTGACTGTCATCCCGG AGGTGTGAGAGCCATTGCATCTTCAGCAAACGTGTCAAGCATTTATACAGCTGGTGCAGATGGGATGGTATGTGCGATAGATTTTATGACAGGAAACCTGTTGGAGAAATTTAAGGCTTCTACCAAGGCGGTGTCCTGCATGTGTGTTTCTCCAG ATGGGAAGACATTAGCTACTGCAGCTGCACAATTGAAGATTTTTAACTGCTCTAATCACAAAAAGATTCAAAAGTTCTCTGGTCATCCT GGTTCTGTTCGATGCATGGTTTTCACTGAAGATGGCAAGTATATCCTCTCGTCCGCTGTTGGTGAAAGATATGTTGCTGTTTGGAGGATAGATGGTCCTAAAAAGCAGTCAGCTAGTTGTGTTCTTGCGATGGAGCATCCGGCTGTCTTTCTTGATAGCAGGTGCATTGATAGTGTGGGGGATGACATGCCTGGCATATGTGTTTTGGCCATTTCAGAAGTTGGCATTTGTTATTTATGGTTTGGTAATAGTATTGAAGAACTGCGTAATGCAAAAGCcacaaaaatatcattatctttaGAAGACATGTCCTCCAGAAATTACAGAGGAACTCTGCCAGCAATATATGCGGCAAAATTACAAGGCATCCAGAAGCCAGCCTCTGGGCAAGTTTTTCTTGTTTATGGGTTGCTTGTAAAGCCATCATTCAGAAAAGTTCTTGTGCATTCTGGTACAGACGTAAAGTTGAATGTCTCTCGCGATGGTGTTCTTCTACCAACAAGTCAAGCTCTCGTCAAATCTAAGAAGGGAACAAATGCACAAACAG TTACTGCACTAGACCGAGCTAATGCTGAGGATGCCTTGCTTCCAATTCCTAAGATTTTTAATTCCCAAGAGAACGAGAAAGAGAAAGCATTTCAAAAACCTTTGGACAAGGATATAATTGATGATTTGTGGAGAAATGATGAGTCTGTTGAAATGGAAG ATGATATGGCCCATAGTGAGGCTGATGAACTTTGCATGGAGGACCTGCTAAAATCACTAGGGATGCTTTCCGGTGAAAGTGAATATGCATCAAACATTGAACTTTGCTCTAAGTTGTTGAAGGGTATTGATGTCGATGCTACTGTTCCAGTGAAAAAG ATAAGAGCAACTGTTTTGTCTATGGAGCCAAGCAAAGCATTCATGCTACTGGAAGCGTTACTGGCTGCATGGGAATCAAG GTCATCTAGTGGAAAGTACATTCTTCCATGGATATACAGCATATTAGTGAATCATGCTCAAAATGTCATTGCTGAGGAATCTGATACACGTACGCTTGATACCTTAGACAAG ATTAGCAATTTTAGAGGGGCAGCTCTTCAGCCTTTATTACAATTATCAGGTCGTCTCCAACTGGTGACATCACAG ATTGACAAAGCCTCCCAGACTATAAGCCATTCGGTGCATGAACTCCAAACAGAAGaaagtgaagatgaagatgaagatgaaactAAGGATGAATATTATCACGAGGGAGATGATACTTCTGAAATAAGTACTGATGATGAAAGCTAG
- the LOC108345874 gene encoding uncharacterized protein LOC108345874, with protein sequence MAREESQAPRVTQIQVRVDCKGCVQKIKKALNGIHGIRDLHVDLNRQKLTIVGWADPEQVVKAIKKTKKNATICSSFELTPSSKPTEPKPKGNAPAPNAAQPLPQAPPPQASHPSELPPQAPPPQASHPLELPPRQPPPEATPSSSIPTPTQHNAAWKWQNNTRTDLEQVHVTHHHSSNYANRFSSGHNHAEHRHRYDNGPVFLQEPSPSMYVTHSYNTHMPSSYVTEYEYVRSPSMHTHYNCIEHYSGDYQNGNVNIASMFSDDNPNACCIV encoded by the exons ATGGCTCGGGAGGAGTCACAG GCACCTCGCGTCACACAGATACAGGTCAGGGTGGACTGCAAGGGTTGCGTGCAGAAGATCAAGAAGGCACTAAATGGCATTCATG GTATACGTGATCTTCATGTTGACTTAAATCGACAAAAGCTCACAATTGTTGGGTGGGCAGATCCAGAACAAGTTGTGAAAGCAATTAAGAAGACAAAGAAGAATGCCACAATTTGCTCTAGTTTTGAACTAACGCCTTCGTCTAAACCAACAGAACCAAAACCAAAAGGAAATGCACCAGCCCCTAATGCAGCGCAACCACTGCCACAAGCTCCACCACCTCAAGCAAGCCACCCATCAGAATTACCACCACAAGCTCCACCACCTCAAGCAAGCCACCCATTAGAATTACCACCACGGCAACCACCACCTGAAGCAACACCATCATCATCCATACCTACACCAACACAGCACAACGCAGCCTGGAAGTGGCAGAATAACACAAGAACAGATCTAGAACAGGTTCATGTGACACACCATCATTCGTCTAACTACGCAAACAGATTCAGTTCTGGCCACAACCATGCCGAGCACCGGCACCGATACGATAATGGCCCTGTATTTCTGCAAGAGCCATCTCCGTCAATGTATGTGACACATAGCTATAATACACACATGCCTTCGTCATACGTCACGGAATACGAATACGTTAGATCACCATCAATGCACACACATTACAATTGCATAGAACACTACAGTGGAGATTACCAAAACGGCAATGTAAACATCGCTTCAATGTTCAGCGATGATAATCCGAATGCCTGTTGCATTGTGTAG
- the LOC108345880 gene encoding pathogenesis-related protein STH-2 yields the protein MGITTYTQEYSSTVAPSRMFKALIVDSKNLLPKLLPQFVKDVNVIQGDGEAGSIEQVNFNEASPFKYLKHRIDVLDKENLVCKYTMIEGDPLGDRLESIGYEVKFEATSDGGCLCKMTSNYNTIGEFDVKEEELKEGRESTIAIYKVVESYLLENPQVYA from the exons ATGGGAATCACAACCTACACACAGGAATATTCCTCCACTGTTGCCCCATCACGCATGTTCAAGGCCTTGATCGTAGACTCCAAGAATTTGCTTCCAAAGCTCTTACCTCAGTTTGTAAAAGATGTGAATGTAATCCAAGGTGATGGAGAAGCTGGAAGCATTGAACAAGTAAACTTCAATGAAG CTAGCCCCTTCAAATATCTGAAACACAGGATTGATGTGCTTGATAAGGAAAACTTGGTTTGCAAATACACTATGATTGAAGGGGATCCTTTAGGTGACAGACTTGAGTCTATAGGTTATGAGGTAAAGTTTGAGGCCACTAGTGATGGAGGTTGCCTCTGCAAAATGACTAGCAATTACAATACCATTGGAGAGTTTGATGTTAAAGAGGAAGAACTAAAGGAAGGAAGGGAGAGCACCATTGCAATTTACAAAGTTGTGGAGTCATACCTGCTGGAGAATCCACAAGTATAtgcataa
- the LOC108341837 gene encoding major strawberry allergen Fra a 1.06 — MGVFTSESELVSPVSAAKLFKAIVVDAANVFPKALPNFIKSAETIEGDGGPGTIKKLTLAEGLGFVKHQVDAIDTENYVYNYSVIEGSALSDTLEKISYEYKLVGTDDGGSIVKCMSKYYTKGDEKLAEEFVKAGKERSAAFTKAIQDFILANPHYN; from the exons ATGGGTGTTTTCACTTCCGAAAGCGAACTCGTTTCTCCAGTCTCCGCTGCAAAATTGTTCAAAGCCATTGTCGTAGATGCCGCCAACGTCTTCCCAAAAGCATTACCAAACTTCATTAAGAGCGCAGAAACCATAGAAGGAGATGGAGGACCAGGAACCATTAAGAAGCTCACTCTTGCTGAAG GTTTAGGGTTTGTGAAGCACCAGGTAGATGCAATAGACACAGAAAACTATGTGTACAACTACAGTGTGATCGAAGGAAGTGCATTGTCAGATACATTGGAGAAGATATCTTATGAGTACAAATTAGTGGGAACCGATGATGGAGGATCGATTGTGAAGTGCATGAGCAAATACTATACGAAAGGTGATGAGAAACTCGCTGAAGAATTTGTCAAGGCTGGTAAGGAGAGATCTGCGGCATTCACTAAGGCTATTCAGGATTTCATTCTGGCTAATCCTCATTACAATTAA
- the LOC108319927 gene encoding pathogenesis-related protein 2 encodes MAVFTFDDQATSPVAPATLYNALTKDADTIIPKAVGSFQSVEIVEGNGGPGTIKKISFVEDGETKFVLHKIETIDEANLGYSYSIVGGVALPDTAEKITIDTKISDGPDGGSLIKLSISYHGKGDAPPNEDELKAGKAKSDALFKAVEAYLLANP; translated from the exons ATGGCTGTTTTCACATTCGACGACCAAGCCACTTCTCCCGTGGCTCCTGCCACCCTCTACAACGCTCTTACTAAAGACGCCGACACCATCATCCCAAAGGCTGTTGGTTCCTTCCAGAGTGTTGAAATTGTCGAGGGCAACGGTGGTCCCGGAACCATCAAGAAGATCTCTTTCGTTGAAG atggagagacaAAGTTTGTGTTGCACAAAATAGAAACAATAGACGAGGCAAACTTGGGATACAGCTACAGCATAGTTGGAGGTGTTGCTTTGCCAGACACTGCAGAGAAGATCACAATCGACACTAAAATCAGCGACGGTCCCGACGGAGGATCACTTATAAAGCTGAGCATATCTTACCACGGCAAAGGAGATGCACCACCCAACGAAGATGAGCTCAAAGCTGGCAAAGCCAAGAGTGATGCTCTTTTCAAGGCCGTTGAGGCTTACCTTTTGGCCAATCCCTGA